A part of Gossypium hirsutum isolate 1008001.06 chromosome A07, Gossypium_hirsutum_v2.1, whole genome shotgun sequence genomic DNA contains:
- the LOC107952903 gene encoding vestitone reductase, producing the protein MEGDKGTVCVTGGTGYVGSWLIKLLLELGYSVHTTVRADPGNNRDLSFLTNLPGANERLKIFTADLNDPESFGTAIEGCKGVFHVAAPMDFQDNEPEAVVTQRSIDGTLGILKTCLRSNTVKKVVYTSSITAVYFNKIKNVEIMDESYWSDVDYIRSEVKSYVSSYAITKTSTEKAVLEFAAQHGLDLVSIIPPMVLGPFICPKMHGPVRTALSPILGSRKNNILLLNLAMVHMDDLARAFIFLLEHPEAKGRYNCSSDTVTAPKIVEILSTNHPEFPIVDTLEGIEGAKLPGLSSKKLLDLGFRFKYVVEDMYDGAIKSCKEKGLF; encoded by the exons ATGGAAGGAGATAAAGGAACAGTGTGCGTGACTGGAGGGACCGGTTACGTTGGCTCCTGGTTGATCAAACTGCTTCTTGAGCTCGGTTACTCTGTTCATACCACTGTTAGAGCTGACCCAG GTAACAATAGAGACCTTAGCTTCCTCACCAACCTACCAGGAGCAAATGAAAGGCTTAAAATCTTCACAGCAGATCTTAATGATCCCGAGAGTTTTGGTACTGCCATTGAGGGATGCAAAGGAGTTTTCCATGTTGCTGCTCCCATGGATTTCCAGGACAACGAACCCGAAGCAGTTGTGACCCAAAGATCAATCGATGGAACATTAGGCATCTTGAAGACATGCTTGAGATCAAACACAGTGAAGAAAGTTGTATACACTTCTAGTATTACCGCCGTATATTTCAACAAGATCAAGAATGTGGAGATTATGGACGAGAGTTATTGGAGTGATGTGGATTACATTCGATCAGAAGTTAAGTCATACGTGAGTTCTTATGCCATAACCAAGACTTCAACAGAAAAAGCAGTTCTTGAATTTGCAGCACAACATGGATTGGATTTGGTTTCCATCATTCCTCCTATGGTTCTGGGTCCCTTCATCTGTCCCAAGATGCATGGTCCAGTGCGCACCGCATTGTCTCCCATCCTAG GGAGTAGGAAAAACAATATTCTTCTTCTCAATCTTGCAATGGTGCATATGGATGATTTGGCAAGGGCATTCATCTTCCTGCTTGAGCATCCTGAGGCAAAAGGAAGGTATAATTGTTCCTCTGATACGGTTACTGCTCCAAAGATAGTTGAAATTCTTTCAACTAACCATCCGGAATTCCCAATTGTAGA CACCCTGGAAGGAATTGAAGGTGCTAAATTGCCTGGTTTGTCATCAAAGAAGCTCTTGGATTTGGGTTTCAGATTCAAGTATGTGGTTGAGGATATGTATGATGGAGCTATTAAAAGCTGCAAGGAGAAAGGCCTTTTCTAG